AAAGCTTTAAGTGCTAAAAAAAGAGCATCAGTACCTGAGTTGCATGTTACACATTCAGTGACGCCAATATATGCAGCGAACTGTTGCTCAAAGCCTGCTACTATAGGACCGCCAATATAACGACCAGAAGCAAGAACCTCTAAGACAGCTGCGCTGACTTCTGCTTCTATAATGGTGTATTGTTGCTTAATATCAAAAGCTGGTACGGAATGATTTAGACTTTGAACCATGAGATTTTATCTTAAATTCAAGATAGATACTGACGTTAGATTTGGTGCCCCTGATCGTTTTGAATCAAAAAGCTCGTGAAAGTCTTCTTCCTCAAATTCACAAAATTCCAAGAGTTTTCACGGAGGTTTTTTTCAAAAAGGTTACTATCTTCTAGGGTGCAAGGAATTGTATATCCACCAAGAACCAATACCGAATATGAAAGTTCCCGGTGAGTACTTTTAGAGGAACAGGGAATAAAGGACAGAGCACGCATAGTGCAAGCTATTACCTGTTACCTGTAATCTATAGCTTATAACGTATATGTACAAGAGGTAGAAAACCAATGCAGGAGCTGATCAAGCTAGATTTCGTCGATTTGGCTTTTGCTGTTGGATTAATGGGCGCAGCCATAGCTTTATCCGCGTGGGAACGAATAGGATTAGAGTTCAATTTAGCCCTCGCAACAGGCAGAACTTTCCTACAATTAGCCGTATTGGGATATGTTTTGGAGTTCATCTTTGCTTTAGATAATCCTTGGGCAGTTTTGGCGATATTAGCAGTTATGCTGACAATTTCAGCAATTGTCGCACGAAATCGTATTACTCAAAAAATACCGCAGATGTTGCCCTTGGTGTGGGGATCAATTTTGATCAGTACAACCATAACACTGGTTTATACTAATATACTGATTCTTCAACCAGACCGATGGTTTGAGCCACAGTATGTGATTTCTCTAGGAGGAATAGTATTAGGTAATGCCATGAACGCCGCTGCGCTGGCTGGAGAACGTCTTGTTAGTATTATGAATGCAACTCACTTAGAAATAGAAACTCATTTAAGCTTGGGTGCAACTCCACAACAGGCGATCGCACAATACCGTAAAGATGCTGTTCGCGCTGGATTGATTCCTACTCTTAATCAGATGATGATTATTGCTATGGTGACGCTACCAGGAA
This portion of the Brasilonema sennae CENA114 genome encodes:
- a CDS encoding ABC transporter permease, which encodes MQELIKLDFVDLAFAVGLMGAAIALSAWERIGLEFNLALATGRTFLQLAVLGYVLEFIFALDNPWAVLAILAVMLTISAIVARNRITQKIPQMLPLVWGSILISTTITLVYTNILILQPDRWFEPQYVISLGGIVLGNAMNAAALAGERLVSIMNATHLEIETHLSLGATPQQAIAQYRKDAVRAGLIPTLNQMMIIAMVTLPGIITGQLLSGINAREAASYQILIMFMVAFANLLTILLVTRGICRQYFTSTAQLVR